From Microbacterium sp. CGR2:
ACTGCACGGGGATGCGGCGCTGCGACTGTTCGACGAAGACGACCAGCCCCATGACCACGATGCCCATGGCCAGGACGAGGAGGAAGACCTCGAAGCCCTTGGTCTGCCAGATGAGACCCATGGCGCCGGGGAACGTCGCGGCGATCGAGGTGAAGATGAGGAGCGACATGCCGTTGCCGATGCCGCGCTCGGTGACGAGCTCGGCGAACCACATGATGAGCCCGGTACCCGCTGTCATCGTCATGATGATGAGCAGCTGCGCCCACCAGACGTCGTTGGTCAGCAGCTGCTGGCACGCGGCCAGGTCGGTCGACCCGAAGAGTTGACCGCTGCGCGCCACCGTGACGAGAGTCGTCGACTGGAGCAGCGCGAGAGCGATGGTGAGGTAACGCGTGTACTGCGTCAGCTTGGCCTGGCCGGCCTGGCCTTCCTTGTGCAGCGCCTCGAAGTGCGGAATCACCACGCGGAGGAGCTGGGTGATGATCGTCGCGGTGATGTATGGCATCACCCCGAGCGCGAAGATCGACAGCTGCAGCAGTGCGCCACCCGAGAACAGGTTGACGAGGCCCAGCAGACCCTCGGTGCCCGCGTTCGCAGCGAGACACTCCTCGACGTTCGGGAAATTCACGAACGGCGCAGGGACGTTGGAACCGAGTCGGTAGATCGCGATGATGGCGAGTGTGAAACCGATCTTCCGACGCAGGTCGGGCGTGCGGAAGATCCGCGCGATGGCGCTAAACAAGAACGTTCCTCCTGAAAGGTTGCCGGTTCCCGAAGGACGGCTGAAAGACCAGGGTAACTCAAACCGAGACCCCGGGCCGTGTAACCACAAGAGGGGCCGGAGAATCTCCGGCCCCTCTTGTGTGGTGGTTACTTGACGGAACCGCCCGCTGCCACGATCTTTTCCTCGGCAGAACCCGAGACCTTGTCGACCGAAACGGTGAGCTTCACGGCGATGTCGCCGTTTCCGAGAACCTTGACCTTCTCGTTCTTGCGAACGGCACCCTTGGCGACGAGATCGCCGATGGTGACATCGCCACCCTTGGGGTACAGCTCCGCGAGCTTCTCCAGGTTCACGACCTGGTACTCGACGCGGAACGGGTTCTTGAACCCGCGCAGCTTCGGGGTGCGCATGTGCAGAGGCATCTGCCCACCCTCGAACCCGACGCGAACGGTGTTGCGAGCCTTGGTGCCCTTCGTGCCGCGACCGGCGGTCTTACCCTTGGAGCCCTCACCGCGACCGACACGGGTCTTCGCGGTGTTGGATCCGGGGACCGGACGCAGGTGGTGCACCTTGAGCACGCCGGGGCGGGATGCCGGAGCATCCTTCTTCGGCGCAGCCTTCTTGGCTGCCGGCTTCTTGGCAGCGGAGTCGGCCTTCGCGTCGGAAGCGGCGGACGTGGCCGACGCCTTCTTCGCAGCGGGCTTCTTCTCGGCGGCGGCCTTGGGAGCCGCTGCCTTCTTCGCTGCCGGCTTGTCAGCCGACTTCTTCTCAGCGGCAGCCTTGGGAGCCGCAGCCTTCTTCGGGGCCTTCTCGGCCTCGTTCTTCTCAGCCATTAGTCGATCTCCTCAACCTTGACGAGGTGGGCGACGGTCTTGACGTAGCCGCGCGTCTGCGCGTCGTCGGGGCGAACGGTGCTGTCACCGATGCGCTTCAGACCGAGGCTGCGCAGCGTGTCACGCTGGTTCTGCTTCTCGCTCACCTTGGACTTGACCTGCGTGACCTTGAGGCGCGAAGCCATCAGGCACCTACCTTCTGTGCGGCGATGGCGTCAGCCTCCGCACGGACGAGACGCGCCGGTGCGACCTGGTCGAACTCGAGGCCACGACGTGCGGCGACCGCACGGGGCTCCTCGAGCTGCTTCAGGGCGGCGACGGTCGCGTGCACGATGTTGATCGTGTTCGACGAGCCGAGCGACTTCGACAGCACGTCGTGGATGCCGGCGCACTCGAGCACGGCGCGGACGGGACCACCGGCGATAACACCGGTACCGCCTGCGGCCGGACGAAGCAGCACCACACCGGCGGCTGCCTCACCCTGCACGGGGTGCGGGATCGTGCTGCCGACGCGCGGAACGCGGAAGAAGTTGCGCTTGGCCTCTTCGACACCCTTCGAGATCGCCAGGGGCACCTCGCGGGCCTTGCCGTAGCCGACGCCCACCAGACCGTTGCCGTCACCGACGACCACGAGAGCGGTGAAGCTGAAGCGACGACCACCCTTCACGACCTTCGAGACGCGGTTGATGGTGACCACGCGCTCCAGGAACTGGTTGTCTCCACGGTCGCGCGAGTTGCGGTCGCGGCCGCCACCCTGGTTGCGATCGCGCCCGCCGCCGCGGCGGCCCTCGCGAGCAGGCTCACCCTGGGTCGTACCGGCGGCCGTCTCGGAGACGACCGGGGCCGTCTCGGGAGCGGCAGCAGCCGTTTCGGTCACTTCATTCTCCTTGTTGTCACTCACAGTGCCAGACCCCCTTCGCGGGCGCCGTCGGCGATGGCGGCGACACGACCTGCGTAGCGGTTGCCGCCACGGTCGAACACAGCCTCGGAAACGCCTGCGGCCTTCGCACGCTCGGCGAGGATCTCGCCGACCTTGCGAGCCTTGGCGGTCTTGTCACCGTCGAGCGAGCGCAGGTCGGTCTCGAGCGTCGAAGCCGACGCAACGGTGAAACCCTTGCTGTCGTCGACGAGCTGCACGAAGACGTGGCGAGCCGAACGGTTGACGACGAGACGCGGACGCGCCTCGGTGCCGACGACCTTCTTGCGAAGGCGGGCGTGACGACGCGCGCGGGCGTCAGACTTTGACTTGAGAGCCATGGTTACTTACCACTCTTTCCGGCCTTGCGACGCACGTTCTCGCCGGCGTAGCGCACACCCTTGCCCTTGTACGGCTCGGGCTTGCGGATCTTGCGGATGTTGGCAGCTGCCTCGCCGACAGCCTGCTTGTCGATTCCGCTGACGGTGAGCTTGTTGGTGCCCTCGACCGTGAGCGTGATCCCGGCGGGCGGGTCGATCAGGACCGGGTGCGAGAAGCCGAGGGCGAACTCGACCGAGCTGCCCTTCTGAGCCACGCGGTAACCGGTGCCGACGACCTCGAGACCCTTGGTGTAGCCCTGGGTCACGCCGATGATGTTGTTGCTGATGAGCGTGCGGGTCAGGCCGTGAAGCGACCGGGACTCGCGCTCGTCGTCGGGACGGGAGACCAGAACCTGGTTCTCCTCGATCGCGACCTCGATGGGTGCGGACACGGTGAGGTTGAGCTCACCCTTGGGTCCGGAGACCTTGACCTGACGGCCGTCGACCGAAACGGTCACGCCGGCAGGCACGTCGATGGGAAGTCGTCCAATACGCGACATGTTCGATTACCACACGTAGGCGAGAACTTCTCCGCCCACGCCCTTCTGCTCTGCCTGACGGTCGGTGAGAAGACCGGAGGAGGTGGACAGGATGGCCACGCCGAGGCCGCCGAGGACCTTGGGGAGCTCCGTCGACTTCGCGTAGACGCGAAGGCCGGGCTTCGAGACACGCTTGATGCCGGCGATGGAGCGCTCACGGTTGGGACCGTACTTCAGCGACAGGGTCAGGTTCGTTCCGACGCGAGCGTCAGAAGTCTCCCAGCCGGCGATGTAGCCCTCCTGCTGGAGGATCTCAGCGATGTGCGTCTTGAGCTTGCTCGACGGCAGCGTCACGGAGTCGTGGTGCGCCGAGTTCGCGTTGCGCAGACGGGTCAGCATATCTGCGACCGGGTCTGTCATTGTCATTGTTGTTTTCCTTTGTTCATGAGGTTCCGGCTGCCGTTACACGACAGACGGCCTGCGATGACACGCAATCTTCTATTATGCCTTACCGCGGGGAACCCGCGGAATCCGGCCGTTGAGCGAGCGGATGCTCGCCCAACGGCCGGAGAGAAGTGTTACGCCTTCGCGTCTTCCGAAGCGAACGGGAAGCCGAGGTGGCGGAGCAGTGCCCGACCCTCGTCATCCGTCTTCGCGGTGGTGACGACAGTGATGTCGAAACCACGAACCCGGTCGATCTTGTCCTGATCGATCTCGTGGAACACGCTCTGCTCCTGGAGACCGAAGGTGTAGTTGCCGTTGCCGTCGAACTGCTTGCCCGAGAGGCCGCGGAAGTCGCGGATACGGGGCAGAGCGAGCGAGACGAGACGATCGATGAACTCCCACGCGCGGTCACCACGGAGGGTGACGTGCGCGCCGATGGCCTGGCCCTCGCGCAGCTTGAACTGTGCGATGGACTTGCGGGCCTTCGTGACGATCGGCTTCTGGCCGGTGATCTTGGTGAGGTCGTCGACCGCACCATCGATCACCTTGCTGTCGCGAGCTGCCTCGCCGACACCGGTGTTCACGACGACCTTGACCAGTCCGGGGATCTGCATGACGTTCGAGTAACCGAACTCTTCCTGCATCGCCTTCTTGATCTCGGCGTTGTACTTCGCCTTCAGGCGGGGCTGGATCTTGCCAGCCACCGCGGCGTCGGTGGTTGCCATCAGAGGTCCTTACCTGACTTCTTCGCGTAACGCACGCGGACGGTGCGCTTGACGCCGTCCTTGGTCTGCTCCTCGACCCGGTGTCCGACCTTGGTCGGGTTCTTGGTCGAGGGGTCGACGAGTGCGACGTTCGAGATGTGGATGGAGGCCTCGACGGTCTCGAGGCCACCGGTCTTGGTGCCACGCTGCGTCTGACCGACGCGAGTGTGCTTGGTGACGTAGTTCACGCCCTCGACGATGACGCGGTTCTTGTCGGCCAGGATCTCGAGGACCTTGCCCTGCTTGCCGCGATCGCCGCCACGCTCCTGCGTCGCACCGGTGATGACCTGAACCAGGTCACCCTTCTTGATCTTCGCCATGACTTAAATAACCTCCGGCGCGAGCGAGACGATCTTCATGAACTTCTTGTCGCGAAGCTCACGACCGACCGGTCCGAAGATACGGGTGCCGCGGGGCTCCCCGTCGTTCTTCAGGATGACGGCGGCGTTCTCGTCGAACTTGATGTACGAACCGTCGGGACGGCGCGTCTCCTTCTTGGTGCGGACGATGACCGCCTTGACGACGTCGCCCTTCTTGACGTTGCCGCCCGGGATCGCGTCCTTGACGGTGGCCACGATGGTGTCACCGAGACCCGCGTAGCGGCGGCGCGAGCCACCGAGAACGCGGATGGTGAGCAGTTCCTTGGCGCCGGTGTTGTCGGCGACCTTGAGACGGGATTCCTGCTGGATCACTTGGCCTTCTCCAGAATCTCCACCAGACGCCAGCGCTTCGTGGCGCTCAGCGGGCGGGTCTCGTTGATCAGGACCAGGTCGCCGATGCCGGCGGAGTTCGCCTCATCGTGCGCCTTGACCTTCGAGGTGCGGCGGATGACCTTGCCGTAAAGCGGGTGCTTCACGCGGTCCTCGACCTCGACCACGACGGTCTTGTCCATCTTGTCGCTGACGACGTAGCCACGACGCGACTTGCGGTACCCACGGGCACCCGCATCGCGCACGTCATGTGCTGCGTGCTCAGCCTCGACGGCGGCTTCCTTCTTGGTGGCCATCACTCAGCCTCTTCCTTCACGGCGTCGTCAGCGGCATCCGCTTTCTTCGCCTTCGACTTGGTCGCCTTCTTCGCCGGAGCCTCGACCGGAGCGGGCGTCGCACGGATGCCCAGCTCGCGTTCGCGGATCACGGTGTAGAGACGCGCGATGTCGCGCTTCACAGCGCGGATGCGGCCGTGGCTCTCCAGCTGGCCGGTGGCCGACTGGAAACGGAGGTTGAAAAGCTCCTCCTTGGCCTTACGCAGCTCCTCGACGAGGCGCTGGTCTTCGAACGTGTCGAGCTCTGCCGGAGCGAGCTCCTTGGTGCCGATCGCCATTACGCGTCGCCCTCCTCGCGCTTGATGATGCGTGCCTTGAGCGGCAGCTTGTGAATTGCTCGGGTCAGTGCCTCACGAGCGAGTTCCTCGCTCACACCGGCGACCTCGAAGAGGACGCGACCCGGCTTGACGTTGGCGACCCACCACTCGGGAGAACCCTTACCGGAACCCATGCGGGTTTCGGCAGGCTTCTTCGTGAGCGGACGGTCAGGGTAGATGTTGATCCACACCTTTCCGCCACGCTTGATGTGACGGGTCATCGCGATACGAGCGGACTCGATCTGACGGTTGGTCACGTAAGCAGGCGTGAGCGCCTGGATGCCGTAGTCGCCGAAGGAGACCTTCGTGCCACCGGTGGCCTGGCCATCACGCTTGGGGTGATGCTGCTTGCGGTACTTGACCTTGCGGGGAATAAGCATCAGGCAGACGCTCCTTCTGCGACGGGGGCCTCGTTGCGAGGTCCGCGGCGACGGTCGCCACCGCGGTCGTCACGACCACGGGACTTCGGCGCGTTGGCCTGCTCGCGTGCGAGCTCCTTGTTGGTGAGATCGCCCTTGTAGATCCAGACCTTCACACCGATGCGGCCGAAGGTGGTCTTGGCCTCGTAGAAGCCGTAGTCGATGTTCGCGCGGAGCGTGTGCAGCGGCACACGACCTTCGCGGTAGAACTCCGACCGGCTCATCTCGGCGCCGCCGAGACGGCCGGCGACCTGGATGCGGATGCCCTTGGCACCAGCGCGCTGAGCGCCCTGCATGCCCTTGCGCATCGCACGACGGAACGCCACACGAGCAGAGAGCTGCTCGGCGACACCCTGTGCGACGAGCTGAGCGTCGGCCTCGGGGTTCTTGACCTCGAGGATGTTCAGCTGGATCTGCTTGCCCGAGAGCTTCTCGAGGTCGCCGCGGATGCGCTCGGCCTCGGCTCCACGACGACCGATCACGATGCCCGGACGGGCGGTGTGGATGTCGACGCGGACGCGGTCACGGGTGCGCTCGATCTCGATGTTCGAGACACCGGCGCGGTCGAGCTGCGTCTTGAGCAGGTTGCGGATCTTGATGTCCTCGGCCACGTAGTCGGCGTACCGCTGACCCGGCTTCGTCGAGTCAGAGAACCAACGCGAGACGTGGTCCGTCGTGATGCCGAGGCGGAAGCCGTACGGGTTTACCTTCTGTCCCATTACTTGCTCGCCTTCTTGTTGCTGTCGCCCGCAACGGCCGGAGCCGCCGGAGGCGTCGAGAGCACGACCGTGATGTGGCTCGTGCGCTTCTTGATCTGGAAAGCGCGACCCTGTGCACGGGGACGGAAACGCTTGAGCGTCGATCCCTCGTCCACGTACGCGTTAGCCACGTACAGGTCCTGCTCGTCGAGGTACTCGCCGTCACGATCCGCCTTGACCTGCGCGTTGGCCATGGCCGACGCGACAAGCTTGTAGATCGGCTCACTGGCGCTCTGCTGTGCGAACTTCAAGATCGCCAGAGCCTCCTGGGCCTGCTTGCCCTTGATGAGCGCGACGACACGACGAGCCTTCTGAGGGGTCACGCGGATGTGTCGCACGCGTGCGATGGACTCCACCATTTCTCTCTCCTCTATCGCCACCGCGTCAGCGGCGGCGGCCCTTCTTGTCGTCCTTCTCATGGCCGCGGAAGGTGCGGGTGGGCGCAAACTCGCCCAGTTTGTGACCGACCATGGTCTCGGACACGAACACAGGAATGTGCTTGCGTCCGTCGTGGACCGCGATCGTGTGACCCAGCATTGCCGGGATGATCATGGACCGACGGGACCAGGTCTTGATGACGTTCTTCGTGCCGGCTTCGTTCTGCACGACCACCTTGCGAAGCAGGTGCTCGTCGACGAAGGGGCCCTTCTTAAGACTGCGAGGCATCTTCTCTTACTCCTACTTACGCTTCTTGCCGGCGTTACGACGACGCACGATGTACTTGTCGCTTTCCTTGTTGGCGTGACGGGTACGACCCTCAGCCTGGCCCCAAGGAGTGACGGGGTGACGACCACCGGACGTCTTACCCTCACCACCACCGTGCGGGTGATCGACCGGGTTCATCGCGACACCACGGACAGTCGGGCGGACGCCCTTCCAGCGCATACGGCCGGCCTTGCCCCAGTTGATGTTCGACTGCTCGGCGTTGCCCACCTCGCCGATGGTCGCGCGGCAGCGCGCATCGACGTTGCGGATCTCGCCCGAGGGCAGACGCAGCTGGGCGTAAGGGCCGTCCTTGGCGACGAGACGGACGGATGCTCCGGCCGAACGCGCCATCTTCGCGCCGCCGCCGGGGCGGAGCTCGATCGCGTGGATGACGGTACCCGTCGGGATGTTCTTCAGCGGCAGGTTGTTGCCCGGCTTGATGTCCGCGCCGGCACCCGACTCGATGACGTCACCCTGCTTCAGCTTCGCCGGCGCGAGGATGTAGCGCTTCTCGCCGTCGAAGTAGTGCAGCAGCGCGATGCGTGCCGTGCGGTTGGGGTCGTACTCGATGTGAGCGACCCGTGCGTTGACGCCGTCCTTGTCGTTGCGACGGAAGTCGATGACACGGTACTGACGCTTGTGTCCGCCACCGATGTGACGGGTCGTGATGCGGCCCTGGTTGTTACGACCACCGGTCTTCGAGATCGGGCGCAGCAGCGACTTCTCCGGCGTCGATCGAGTGATCTCGGCGAAGTCAGCCACCGACGAGCCGCGACGGCCCGGGGTCGTGGGCTTGTACTTGCGAATAGCCATTATTGTCCTTATCCCCCGGATCAGCCGATTGCCGTGAAGATGTCGATGGTGCCCGACTTCAGGGTGACGATGGCGCGCTTGGTGTCCTTGCGCTTGCCGGTGCCGAAGCGGGTGCGGCGAGCCTTGCCGACGCGGTTGAGGGTGTTGACCCCAGCGACCTTGACGCCGAAGATCTTCTCGATGGCGAGCTTGATCTCGGACTTCGAAGCGCGCGGGTCCACGAGGAACGTGTACTTGCCCTCGTCGATCAGACCGTAGCTCTTCTCAGAGACGACCGGCTTCAGGATGATGTCGCGCGGGTCCTTGTTCAGAGCCGTCTGGAGAACAGATGCCTGCTCGCTCATGCGGAGACCTCCTGGTTGTCAGCCTTGCTCACGATGCCTGCATTGACCTTCATCGAAATGAAGCCCTCGAGAGCGGCCTGGGTGAAGACGATGTCGTCGGAGACGAGCACGTCGTAGGCGTTGAGCTGGTCGAACGTCAGGATGTGGACGTTGCTGAGGTTGCGCATGCTCTTCAGCGCCAGCTCGTCATCGCGCACGATGACCACGAGGACGTTCTTCGACGTGGCGACCTGCGAGAGGAAGCTGACGGCGGCCTTGGTCGAAGGCGCACCGTCGGTGCCGAAGGAGTCGATCGCGTGCAGGCGGTCACCACGGAAGCGGTCGCTGAGCGCGCCCAGCAGGGCGGCGGCGATCATCTTCTTGGGTGTGCGCTGCGAGTAGTCACGCGGCTTCGGGCCGTGGACGATGCCACCGCCGGTCATGTGCGGCGCGCGGATCGAGCCCTGACGGGCGTTACCCGTGCCCTTCTGCTTGAAGGGCTTGCGGCCGGCACCGGAGACCTCACCACGACGCTTGGTCGAGTGAGTACCCTGGCGAGCGGCAGCGAGCTGCGCGACCACGACCTGGTGGATGAGCGGAATGTTCGTCTTGACGTCGAACAGAGCGGCGGGAAGCTCGATGGAGCCTGCCTTGGTGCCGTCTGCCTTGAGGACGTCGAGCGCGAGAGTGGAGTCAGCCATGATCAGGCACCCTTCACTGCGTTGCGGACGTAGACGATGCGGCCACGAGCACCGGGGACGGCGCCCTTGACGAGCAGCAGACCCTTCTCGATGTCGACGGCGTGCACCGTGAGGTTGAGGACGGTCACGCGCTCGCCACCCATACGGCCGGCCATGCGCATGCCCTTGAAGACGCGGCTCGGGGTCGACGATGCGCCGATCGAGCCGGGCTTGCGGTGGTTGCGGTGCGAACCGTGGGATGCCGAGACGCCCTTGAAGTTGTGGCGCTTCATGACACCCGCGGTGCCCTTGCCCTTGCTCGTGCCGACGACGTCGACGAGCTGGCCGGCTTCGAAGGTGCCATCCACCGTGAGTTCCTGACCGAGCGTGTACTCGGCAGCATCCGCGGTGCGGATCTCGGTGACGTGGCGGCGCGGCGTGACGCCGGCTGCTTCGAAGTGAGCCGTGAGGGGCTGGTTCACCTTGCGCGGGTCGATCTGGCCGTACGCGATCTGCACGGCGTTGTAGCCGTCCTTCTCGGGGGTGCGGACCTGGGTGACCACGTTCGGTGCCAGTTCGATGACGGTGACGGGAACGAGCTTGCCGCTCTCGTTCCAGACCTGGGTCATGCCGAGCTTCGTGCCCAGCATTCCCTTGGAAACCTTGGAGTTGATGTCAGCCATGTCGAACCTCAGAGCTTGATCTCGATGTTGACGTCGGCCGGGAGGTCGAGACGCATCAGCGAGTCGACAGCCTTCGGCGTCGGGTCGACGATGTCGATCAGACGCTTGTGGGTGCGCATCTCGAAGTGCTCGCGGCTGTCCTTGTACTTGTGCGGCGACCGGATGACGCACACGACGTTCTTCTCGGTCGGAAGGGGCACGGGTCCGACGACGGTCGCACCCGCACGGGTCACGGTGTCGACGATCTTGCGTGCGGACGTGTCGATGACCTCATGGTCATACGACTTCAGGCGAATGCGGATCTTCTGTCCCGCCATTGTCTGCTCTCTCTCTTTAAGCGTCTTACCGTCCTGGGCCGGGTGACCCTGGGGCATTGGACGCACGTCGGCGCTGTTCGCGCCTCGGCACGAGAACGGCTCTTGCGAGTCGATCTGCTGCACCACTGTTCTTGTGTCAGCCGCGCACCTCGCGGCGCGCGGATTCCGACCTTCGCCGCGCACGGCGAACCTCCTCGGAAGAAGGTGTCCGGGGATTTGCTCTGCTACCCGCGGCCTAGAACCCTGCACCGTCCCGAAGGAGGCGCCGTCTATGCACTGCCCTGGCAGTGATCCATCACGCGCACAGCGCAGACGGAATATCGAACCTGTCTATTCTGCCACGGCTGATTTCACTTCTGCAAACCCGGGCGTGTCGCGCCACGGCCGAAGCCTCTGAAAGCGCGTCCTGACAGGTCAGATCGCCCGGGAGAACGGGGTGAGGCATCCCCATGCCTCACCCCGCCCGGGGAAGGCGTCCAGTGCGAGGGGGCACACTGAACGCGAGGATGCCGACGTGAAGGGACGCCGCCATCCTCGACCGTGGGCGCGGCGGAAGACCCGCCGCGCAGGCAGGGTGACGCTCAGGCGCACAGAGTGCGCGCGTCGCACGATGATCCCCAAGATCGCTTATCCCCAGTTTGTACGCGGAAGCCGCGTGTTTCGGGCGCCGAACCCCTTCGGCATACCCCGACCGCAAGATCCCCAGGCGGTCTCGATCATCCTACGTGGTCCGGTTCGTCTCGCGCGACTCCGGCACGAAGATTCCGCCACTCACACGAAAGCGGCGGTCCGCCGACTGGGGACCGCCGCTTTCGTTCGCGTCGGGTTACTGGTTGCCGACCGACTTGTCCGCGGCGTCGCGGATCTCATCGATCTTCTCCGCCGCGCCCGGGGCGAGCTTCTTGGCGAAGTCGGCGACGCCATCGAGGACCTTGTCGCTGATGTCCTCCGCCTGCTCGCTCTTGACGGCCTCGGCGATCTTGTCCTTGTTCTGCTCGTAGACGTCCTTGCCCTTGTTGACAGCGTCGTCGATACCCATGCTGATCCCCTCTGAGGTGTGGTGCCGACGGAAGAGCGTCGGCCACAATCATTGTGCACGGGCGGTCTGGGAAAACGGAACCCGGCAACGACAAAGGGGCCGGACCCGAAGGTCCGACCCCTTTGCGAGGAAGCAGATGCTTACTTGATGATCTTCGTGACCGTACCGGCGCCGACGGTGCGTCCACCCTCACGGATGGCGAAGCCGAGGCCCTCTTCCATGGCGATCGGCTGGATCAGCTCGACCGTCACGTCGGTGGTGTCGCCGGGCATGACCATCTCGGTGCCCTCAGGCAGCGTGATGACGCCGGTGACGTCCGTGGTGCGGAAGTAGAACTGCGGGCGGTAGTTCGTGTAGAAGGGGTTGTGACGGCCACCCTCGTCCTTGGACAGGATGTACGCGGTACCCGCGAAGTCGGTGTGCGGCGTGACCGAACCCGGCTTCACGATGACCTGGCCGCGCTCGACATCTTCACGCTTCGTGCCACGGAGCAGGAGACCACAGTTCTCGCCGGCCCATGCCTCGTCGAGCTGCTTGTGGAACATCTCGATACCCGTGACCGTGGTCTTGACGGTCGGACGGAGTCCGACGATCTCGACCTCGGAGTTGATCGCGAGGGTGCCACGCTCGGCGCGGCCGGTGACGACGGTTCCACGACCGGTGATCGTGAAGACGTCCTCGACAGGCATGAGGAACGGCTTGTCCTTGTCACGCACGGGGTCGGGAACGTTGTTGTCGACGGCCTCCATGAGGTCGAGGATCGACTGGACCCACTTCTCGTCGCCCTCGAGGGCCTTGAGAGCGGAGACGCGGACGACAGGAGCGTCCTCGGCGAAGCCCTGCGAGGCGAGGAGCTCGGAGACCTCGAGCTCGACGAGCTCCAGGATCTCCTCGTCGTCGACCATGTCGGCCTTGTTCAGCGCGACGAGCAGGTACGGCACGCCGACCTGCTTGGCGAGCAGAACGTGCTCACGCGTCTGAGCCATCGGGCCGTCAGTGGCGGCGACCACGAGGATCGCGCCGTCCATCTGAGCTGCACCGGTGATCATGTTCTTGACGTAGTCGGCGTGGCCGGGAGCGTCAACGTGCGCGTAGTGGCGCTTGGGGGTCTCGTACTCGATGTGCGAGATGTTGATGGTGATACCACGCTGGCGCTCTTCCGGCGCCGAGTCGATGGAAGCGAAGTCGCGCTGCACGTTGGTGTCAGACGGGAACTTGTCAGCAAGCACCTTCGAGATCGCTGCGGAGAGCGTGGTCTTGCCGTGGTCAACGTGACCGATGGTTCCGATGTTGACGTGCGGCTTGGTCCGCTCGAACTTGGCCTTAGCCACTGGGTCCTCCTCAGGACGTCGTGTAGAGGTGACCGGGCACTGGTTTGCGACCGGTTCTC
This genomic window contains:
- the rpsC gene encoding 30S ribosomal protein S3, whose amino-acid sequence is MGQKVNPYGFRLGITTDHVSRWFSDSTKPGQRYADYVAEDIKIRNLLKTQLDRAGVSNIEIERTRDRVRVDIHTARPGIVIGRRGAEAERIRGDLEKLSGKQIQLNILEVKNPEADAQLVAQGVAEQLSARVAFRRAMRKGMQGAQRAGAKGIRIQVAGRLGGAEMSRSEFYREGRVPLHTLRANIDYGFYEAKTTFGRIGVKVWIYKGDLTNKELAREQANAPKSRGRDDRGGDRRRGPRNEAPVAEGASA
- the rplV gene encoding 50S ribosomal protein L22, with translation MVESIARVRHIRVTPQKARRVVALIKGKQAQEALAILKFAQQSASEPIYKLVASAMANAQVKADRDGEYLDEQDLYVANAYVDEGSTLKRFRPRAQGRAFQIKKRTSHITVVLSTPPAAPAVAGDSNKKASK
- the rpsS gene encoding 30S ribosomal protein S19, which encodes MPRSLKKGPFVDEHLLRKVVVQNEAGTKNVIKTWSRRSMIIPAMLGHTIAVHDGRKHIPVFVSETMVGHKLGEFAPTRTFRGHEKDDKKGRRR
- the rplB gene encoding 50S ribosomal protein L2; this encodes MAIRKYKPTTPGRRGSSVADFAEITRSTPEKSLLRPISKTGGRNNQGRITTRHIGGGHKRQYRVIDFRRNDKDGVNARVAHIEYDPNRTARIALLHYFDGEKRYILAPAKLKQGDVIESGAGADIKPGNNLPLKNIPTGTVIHAIELRPGGGAKMARSAGASVRLVAKDGPYAQLRLPSGEIRNVDARCRATIGEVGNAEQSNINWGKAGRMRWKGVRPTVRGVAMNPVDHPHGGGEGKTSGGRHPVTPWGQAEGRTRHANKESDKYIVRRRNAGKKRK
- the rplW gene encoding 50S ribosomal protein L23: MSEQASVLQTALNKDPRDIILKPVVSEKSYGLIDEGKYTFLVDPRASKSEIKLAIEKIFGVKVAGVNTLNRVGKARRTRFGTGKRKDTKRAIVTLKSGTIDIFTAIG
- the rplD gene encoding 50S ribosomal protein L4, whose product is MADSTLALDVLKADGTKAGSIELPAALFDVKTNIPLIHQVVVAQLAAARQGTHSTKRRGEVSGAGRKPFKQKGTGNARQGSIRAPHMTGGGIVHGPKPRDYSQRTPKKMIAAALLGALSDRFRGDRLHAIDSFGTDGAPSTKAAVSFLSQVATSKNVLVVIVRDDELALKSMRNLSNVHILTFDQLNAYDVLVSDDIVFTQAALEGFISMKVNAGIVSKADNQEVSA
- the rplC gene encoding 50S ribosomal protein L3 gives rise to the protein MADINSKVSKGMLGTKLGMTQVWNESGKLVPVTVIELAPNVVTQVRTPEKDGYNAVQIAYGQIDPRKVNQPLTAHFEAAGVTPRRHVTEIRTADAAEYTLGQELTVDGTFEAGQLVDVVGTSKGKGTAGVMKRHNFKGVSASHGSHRNHRKPGSIGASSTPSRVFKGMRMAGRMGGERVTVLNLTVHAVDIEKGLLLVKGAVPGARGRIVYVRNAVKGA
- the rpsJ gene encoding 30S ribosomal protein S10 translates to MAGQKIRIRLKSYDHEVIDTSARKIVDTVTRAGATVVGPVPLPTEKNVVCVIRSPHKYKDSREHFEMRTHKRLIDIVDPTPKAVDSLMRLDLPADVNIEIKL
- the tuf gene encoding elongation factor Tu translates to MAKAKFERTKPHVNIGTIGHVDHGKTTLSAAISKVLADKFPSDTNVQRDFASIDSAPEERQRGITINISHIEYETPKRHYAHVDAPGHADYVKNMITGAAQMDGAILVVAATDGPMAQTREHVLLAKQVGVPYLLVALNKADMVDDEEILELVELEVSELLASQGFAEDAPVVRVSALKALEGDEKWVQSILDLMEAVDNNVPDPVRDKDKPFLMPVEDVFTITGRGTVVTGRAERGTLAINSEVEIVGLRPTVKTTVTGIEMFHKQLDEAWAGENCGLLLRGTKREDVERGQVIVKPGSVTPHTDFAGTAYILSKDEGGRHNPFYTNYRPQFYFRTTDVTGVITLPEGTEMVMPGDTTDVTVELIQPIAMEEGLGFAIREGGRTVGAGTVTKIIK